The DNA window AAGACCTCAACAATGGATACCCAGACTGTCCCTAAACCCGCATCAGCAAGTCTCTATTGTTTCCTGCACATAAAGAAAACGACTGGCAATGATAACAATCAGCCTCTCAGTTGTCGAACGAAGGTTCAAGGCCAAGGGGTGACACTTCGATGACAACAATTGCTCTTCGTTTAGTCCTAACATAAAATTACAGcactaataatcaaaataataataattatagaaagAAACAATGGTGTGGCAGCAGTGAGAATGACAACGGTGTTGACGTAAAGTATCTATACGATGTAATTTATAATAAGAATAACTGTAATTACCGGAGAATGTGGGGCAGTAGATGCCGGCTATTGTTAGCCTAAGTGTGATTGTATGATTAGAGGGTAGAGTATGGCGACAGGATCAGTGGCGATTCTAGGACTCTGAAAGTGGGGGGGGCCACTTCAGGGCCAATATAAATTTTGGGGGGGCATTTATCGTTGGTGGCTAGGTGGCGAGACAATATtatgtcattaatgaaataacaaatgacaacaataacacctcattactttcataacttgcatttgtaaaacatatacatgtatgcctacacaaacattatgataatggaggttattcgtattatttaaaaaaaaatatatatgtatttcttgcaatatatttttaacaaaaatcgcaaaaatatggCAATGTTTCTCCAATGTACAGTTGGACACCTGAATATAGCATGTATTCCTTGAATTTTCGATATGAGGGAAACTATATAGGTGGGATAGATGTCTGTTTTGATACCGGTATGCAGTAGTTAAATAATATGGCCAATTGacaattgtcttgtaaaatttaataatgtttgtaagtCCGGGATAAGAGTTTGACTGCCCTTCATACACAATAATGAAATAGCAGAGAAAATCTCCATTGGCAAACTGTAGGCGTGTCACTTAACAAACAGTGATTTGCTTGacatttcagtactttttattactataaatcatctgtgaatccttataattaaccatttttcattataaactacaaataaaggaaattattttggtgtttgatTTTACTAAGTTCTTCGGATTGACAACCTGACCCTTGGTCAGACTTTTTAACGTGACTGCACCTATAATTGCATAGCACTTATGTACAGCATAATAGGTCCACAAAATGTTATGAGTGACTATATCGCTATTGGCCTATATGactatatcaacaataaaactatgaCCTCGTGCAACGTATGTAATCtagataaaaaatactgagacacaAGGCATGAGCAATCATGCAATGGCATGCTGTgggaatgacatgattttcatatAGGCTAGTATAGTCGAGTAGAGTTCACCTCAGGAAAGTGAAAATCACCCTGCTGGTAAcacccgttgctaggcaaccacttttactttctacataattatgttgaaaggacaaacctaagtagcctacttcaaaaaattcataaaactatcttcaaaacaaaaatgaatcatgagttatgaatgtaatgtaaatattatgttgatattaaaaccccatgcaagcatgcatgaagtaatgcagtgttgccaacaggGCGAGTTTCCCTTCCTGAGGTGAAGTAGAGTATAGTACGTATATTTAGTGCAGCTTAATTCTACGATTATCATGCCGGCTatcaaattcatcaacaaaacagTCTAAATCAATTCCTCGGCACGTGCACTTTCAATGGACAGTAATGCGATATTACTCAATCTAGCACTGGTCATGGAATTTCTGAGAAATGTTttcactaatttcatttttgaaaaacttctctcaCAAGAAGCACTGGTAACAGGAAGAGTGACAGATATTAACAATAGTTTGTACAAACAGTCAAATGCAGCCTTATAAGGACTAAGGAATGACAGGAATTGTGTAATGGATGTAGGCTGTATTGGCTCTTTCGTGAGTAATTTCTTCACCAGAGGGATCtcatattgtaaatcattttgactGACCGAGTATGCCATTGCATATGCCTTCAAGTCTTCTTCTAACAAGAATGTCTGTCCTCCAGGACAGAGAGCTGAAATACCACAGAAAATTGCATTTGACTCTTTGGAGAAACGACGgtctaattcactaattaagcaGTCTAGGACTTCATAGAAAATCCTGATGTGTTGCACATGACATGGAACAGAAGATCCTTGACCACTTGTTTCAAACACGATAAATCCATCAAGCTTACGAGGTTTCTTTACccgttttcttgttgttgttggtgtaatgCAGCATTTCCTGCAGAGTTCATTAACCTTCTCAGAGTAATGGTCATTCAAGTCAGAGTTGCGTACATTAACTAAATGTTCATGGAGTGACGAAATTAGATTTGCTGCTTTTCCTAGGTCTGCTTGTTTATCCTGTAGCTGTGTAGACACTTTATTAACTTTTCCAAGAATATctgtgaaaaattgcaataagtaaacaaactctgCATCAATCTGGGCAAGCAAACCGCGAGCGGATACAGCTCGGGCACCAAtgtcatcttcagaaatttccttcaaaagtctCATTATGCATTCCAGACGGAGTAGAGCATTTTCACACGAAGTGGCCTGACACCACCACCTTGTGTCACTGAGATGCTGCAGTTCTCGTACTTGTTCTTCAGGCAACATTTCACGctgtatcaaaatgaatttctcatgaACTACCGAGTTACTAGCAAAGATATAGAGTTCTTCAAgcaaactaaagaattcagcagctTGGGGTACATACTTTGCAACATTTATCAACACTAAATTGAGCCTGTGTCCATAgcagtgtatataatatgcaaaaggaGCTTTATCACGAATTCGTTTCTGAACACCACTAATCCCTCCACTCATCACTGATGCCCCATCAAATCCTAATCCTACAAGAGAAGATTTGTAATCCAACCCCAGTTTATccaaactcttcaaaataatatctgtGATAGAGGCAGCATCCAACAAGTCCATCtgagtgaaagaaatgaagcaCTCCTGAATACAATTTGCTaattcatcataaaatctaataACTAATGCCAACTGCTCTGCCTTACTAACATCCTTGGCTTCATCAGCTTGAACAGAAAagtaatgacatgacctaaattttctgcaatttcttcctTCACCATACATGCAAGTGTGTCAATCATCTCATTCTGTATTGCAGAacaagtgtatttttcattttttggaccACTTTCTACTCTATCAGCTATAATAGGATCACGTTTAGCAGTGAATCTGAGAATCTTACGAACATTTCCTGGATTCAGTTCATCATCACCTTCTCTATGTCCTCTCTGCGAAATGTcttgtgttacagtcaacaggATTATTTCACCTAATGTCTTTATGTAATGACGATTTTCACGAACTTTCTTCTGGTATGCCTCACTTATACACTGAGCAATTGATGTTTTATCAGCTTTATTTCGTTGATAGTCCGCCCATGCAATACAAGAAGTTTTGTGGCACTGTGAGGAAATGTGCTTTTCGATGGCACCATCTTTTCCATGTGCTTTCTTCCATCGTCTAAAGCCACTCTTTATGAATGCTTCATCTGCATTGCCATATGTTGGTGGAGCAAAGTGCCTGCATGCAAAACAGAACATTGCATCTCGTTCTTTAGAATATTCAGCCCATTCATATTTGTCGAACCAAGCCCCCACAAAAGACCGAGCATGAGACTTTCCTTCACTATGCCTTGGATACTCTTTTAAGCGTACCTGAATAGGATTCTCAGAAGCAGATTGAGAAATGTCAGCTGGTgcagaatcttcctttttctgtttctttgttggatGATCATGTGAACTTGATCTTGCAGGATTGCCAATACTTTCACGATCACAGTCTCCTCTGACTTCTTAGCAGGTTTATCAGATTCAAGGTTTACTGTCAATGGTGCATCACATTCACTGcgttttttaattacaaatttatccatgattgtctatagtacaataaaattatctgtgatagtaagttctgaaaaaaaaaaattaaattaaataatcacacgtaattcacaattaacacaacacacctgtcaccacagaaaaatgtgataaaatttatggTTTTGCTGACTACCGACTGGAAGATGATgacagcacgcacacacacacactgtcacacacacacatacacacacacacacaccacacacacacacacacacaccacacccacgcacatatatatatatgtgtgtgtgtgtgtgtgtgtgtgtgtgtgtgtgtgtgtataacatgtatacagtataataaatatatgcacatataggcctacactaTCACTGCCAACAGTCACGaatcacaaaaattatgatacaattagacgatttttattattataggaagtgttttctatgtaaaaataaaatggggttaATTGTCACCGACTCACCAGCTACTTGTATTTTGgcctatttagttattttctttcaaatatggctaacgacaatatttatatttggctttTGTCAGATCTGTTTGTGAAAAGGTTAACACTGGGTTGAAGGGTTAAAACTTGAGTTGGGATATAGACCtacatcatataacaaaaaaattagtgtaCATTGTTTGCTACTATACCCGCCTGTcagattcttctcattctttttctaagatttcgtataattatttttttactctattttcgtaTCCGCTTCTTATGTGAAAcacccacatactgtacataaagatcGAATATCTCATAGCCACTAGTCTACTCCCACTTTGTATGAGACGAAATAATGAATACCACTTATGCTCAAATGCACTTATGCACAAATAATTATGCTTTAGACACTCAATAAGACACTAATCGGGTAAAAACTGACTTGACCGGCTCACAGTCTCACAGAAACAGACTACATGTACTGATCACATCATCACATCATACATGGACGTGAAACATACGCGTCTGAttcgcgtcacacacacacaagcgggcGAGGAGGACGgaggtgtaaaaaaaattccaataattttaatctagcaacgttaccattttttttttttttgtgattacgtcTAGTTATTGTGATAGGATGGgatatttgagtgtatatatagtatactgtataatttataaggtatatatttatattatatattatattatattattatatatgcctaaACTAAGCTTATTTAGAATTAGGACATGGAAACAAAAACTGGGGCCAAGCTGGGGCCAGCCAAAAAACTGGGGGCCATGGCCCCTGGCCCCCTAGAATCGCCACTGGACAGGATATGgatgcagcatttttttttttttttataatgacccAAGTGTATTGGTTGAAGAGACTATTTTGGGGTGGATTACGTAGATTTTGCAGGAGTTTATAGTTTCTGAACGTTCTAGTTATACTGTAACTCATAGTTATTTTGTAAGAAGTGCTACCAGGTGTGACGGGTAAGTAATTGTCCCGAAGATGTTATACATAAGTGCTTCGAAGGATAGTGGGTCACGCATATAGTTTTAATGCTTCGTAAAGAAGTTTAGTTATAGTTTAGCTGAAGCATAGGACAGGGTAACATGTACTGTAGGCCACTAGATCTATAGATCTGTGTAAAAAGTGCTGATAAATATGTTGTTTAGAAAATTGCTGTGAATCATGTTATTAGATGCTTATTGGATGTAGCAACATGTTCCCTAAATCCTTTCAGGgattaatacatatatagattgtCTTCAAGTTTTACT is part of the Macrobrachium rosenbergii isolate ZJJX-2024 chromosome 41, ASM4041242v1, whole genome shotgun sequence genome and encodes:
- the LOC136827077 gene encoding zinc finger MYM-type protein 1-like, whose translation is MKQVHAGCSPLTGKEKSRAHAILSLSHYYIKIFTTTLPPYRQKRHGRFTLAALASGLHEIYGMTFVVTIWAKKKKVPAEMKKKTCSTGIHQAKGTTDDYGSPPISLRKLIVNVCQLPPPGNATSQRKNSVVAAKVRGDCDRESIGNPARSSSHDHPTKKQKKEDSAPADISQSASENPIQVRLKEYPRHSEGKSHARSFVGAWFDKYEWAEYSKERDAMFCFACRHFAPPTYGNADEAFIKSGFRRWKKAHGKDGAIEKHISSQCHKTSCIAWADYQRNKADKTSIAQCISEAYQKKVRENRHYIKTLGEIILLTVTQDISQRGHREGDDELNPGNVRKILRFTAKRDPIIADRVESGPKNEKYTCSAIQNEMIDTLACMVKEEIAENLGHVITFLFKLMKPRMLMDLLDAASITDIILKSLDKLGLDYKSSLVGLGFDGASVMSGGISGVQKRIRDKAPFAYYIHCYGHRLNLVLINVAKYVPQAAEFFSLLEELYIFASNSVVHEKFILIQREMLPEEQVRELQHLSDTRWWCQATSCENALLRLECIMRLLKEISEDDIGARAVSARGLLAQIDAEFVYLLQFFTDILGKVNKVSTQLQDKQADLGKAANLISSLHEHLVNVRNSDLNDHYSEKVNELCRKCCITPTTTRKRVKKPRKLDGFIVFETSGQGSSVPCHVQHIRIFYEVLDCLISELDRRFSKESNAIFCGISALCPGGQTFLLEEDLKAYAMAYSISGTQHMSVMDPWSGTTVYVPRAVTSLY